The DNA window acggttcggtaggggcggctggccaaaccgcccctacaaagggttaccagccgcccctaaaaatgctttttgcAGTAGTGTACCGGACTGTGATATTGCCACGaccctagatggtttggtggctTGTGGACTCCGTCCTAGCATGCACGAGATTATGCGGTGCTCCAGAGTGAGATCACATTGTTGAGAGATATTGACCTTATTTTAGCTAGGGCAACCTCTATACCGCAGGTTTTGCTGTTAACAAGAGGAATCAAACCGAGGGACGCAAGAAAAGAGGTGGGAGTGAGGAATGGGCCGATAGGGAAGAAGAAAGTGACGACGAAGTGATAATTTTTTCTCCTTTCAATATTATATTGTACAGGCACAAATACAATTAACACAAATTTTACACACCACCTTATATGGTCCACGAATTAGCCATATGGTGCTTATTTTACTAGGGCAACCTCTATACCGGGTTTATAGTTTATACCATGCATGCTTTATACTCCCTATATAGAAGTTAGTCTTTTTGGTCGATGTTTGAATTGTCAATTTCCCTCCAGTTCCAGGTTGCTAGGGGCGTGGAGCACCATGGTCTCCATTGTGATTCCCGGTCCAAAAGCCATCATCACTCCCCACTCCGGCGCATCCCCTCCCTGCTTGGCCGCTGCTGCCCGACGGCGGCGCAACTCATCGAGCACGAAGATCACTGTGGTGCCACTCATGTTGCCAAACTCGCTGAGCACGTGGCGACTCGCCGCTAGTTTCCCGTCCTCCAGACCGAGCACTTCCTCGATGTTGTCCAGGATGGCACGACCTCCGGGATGGATCGCCCAGAAAAGGTCGTTCCATGCGGCGCTGACGCCGAGCGTGCGGAACGCGTCGACAAGGCAGCGTTCCACGTTGCACCGCAGCAGGCGGGGCACCTGGCTGGAGAGGTGGTACACCATGCCGCATTTGCTGTACTGCATGGAGATGGCGTCCTCGGTCTCCGGTATCGTGGTCTGCGACGCGAACGCCATCTCGAACAGCGGGCGCTCGACAGGGACGACGGGGTCGGCGCCGACGATGACGGCCCCGGCACCGTCACCAAACAGGGTCTGGCCGATGATGTTGTCGATGCAGCCCCCCTCGGGCCCGTAGAAGGCGATGAGCGTGAGCTCGGAGCAGGCGACAAGGACGCGCGCGCCGCGGTTGTTCTCCGCGAGCTCCTTGGCGAGCTGGAGCGACCGCCCCCCGCCGTAGCAGCCGTGAAGGTTGAGGATGGTGCGGGACACCGTGGGGCGGAGGCCCAGCAGGGAGGCCAGGCGGCGGTCGGCGCTCGGGGCACGCGCGCCGGAGTAGGTGCTGAAGATGAGGTGGGTGATATCGGTGGCCGGGCGGCCCCACTCCGCGATGGCCTTGGCGGCCGCTTTCGCAGCCAGGTCCGGGACGGCGGCGGAGGCGATTTCCACGCGCTTGTCCAGGGACGGCTGCGTGGGGTCGATGAAGCCCGGATTGGCGGCCAGAAGCTCCTCGTTGAGGTGCAAGTAGCGCTGCCTGATGCCGGACTTCTTGTTGTTGCAGATCCTGCTGAGCTTGGCCTTGAGGTCGGTGAGGTGCTCGCTGTTGGTGACGCGGAAGTAGTAGTCAGGGTAATCGTCCTGGGCAATGCACGTCGGCGGGTTCGCCGTGCCGATGCCGAGCACGGCGGCCGGCCCATCCGCGCGCTGCGCACGCCTCATCTCGTGGACGGTGGCCGGTGCGCTCCCCATGGACGTCGACGACGACACCTACGTATGTACCAGCAGGTAGCTAGCTGTCGCACTCGCGCTCCCGGGGATGGATGGGTGCGTGCGTCTTGGTGGTTTGGAGAAGCAGGAGGAGGTGCGTTCTATTTATACCATTACAACTGTATTATGTACGACGTGCGTGCGTGCGTTTTTATATACAAATAATTATACAGAAAGGCTACCTATCAACCGATTGATTTAGGCCTTCCATCAACTGaggtccagtttagttccccaagaattttgcaaaatttttcacattccccgtcacatcgaatctttggacgcatgcatgaagcattaaatataaataaaaaataaaactaattacaca is part of the Miscanthus floridulus cultivar M001 chromosome 9, ASM1932011v1, whole genome shotgun sequence genome and encodes:
- the LOC136482471 gene encoding bisdemethoxycurcumin synthase-like, with the protein product MGSAPATVHEMRRAQRADGPAAVLGIGTANPPTCIAQDDYPDYYFRVTNSEHLTDLKAKLSRICNNKKSGIRQRYLHLNEELLAANPGFIDPTQPSLDKRVEIASAAVPDLAAKAAAKAIAEWGRPATDITHLIFSTYSGARAPSADRRLASLLGLRPTVSRTILNLHGCYGGGRSLQLAKELAENNRGARVLVACSELTLIAFYGPEGGCIDNIIGQTLFGDGAGAVIVGADPVVPVERPLFEMAFASQTTIPETEDAISMQYSKCGMVYHLSSQVPRLLRCNVERCLVDAFRTLGVSAAWNDLFWAIHPGGRAILDNIEEVLGLEDGKLAASRHVLSEFGNMSGTTVIFVLDELRRRRAAAAKQGGDAPEWGVMMAFGPGITMETMVLHAPSNLELEGN